From the Candidatus Peregrinibacteria bacterium genome, one window contains:
- a CDS encoding MgtC/SapB family protein codes for MTENFATILISFLTAAGLSGLIGLEREIRLQSKDDPFDKQLGGLRTYSMMGALGFLGFFLSEITESLIPLILLFVSAISFSLSTHIFVGFFQKRFGLTSEFSLLASFCVGILVAMEQTLLAISVSILFTGLLTMKTGLHRLAKNMKTEEILLILKFLIISAVVLPLLPAHWTDPFGFFDWRPQTVWLMVVLVVAIRFIGYFLSKFFRNDSSLLLSGIVGGFISSTAVTVGVAQESKGKKEVNMFLLPILLASSLMFFRVIFEISIVAQEKSALLLHVAPPLASMGLFLLGVVVFFFFRRKRVDVSQNAPVEVRQPFQMKSALSFGLFFLLVLLLSEKISILFADAGLLATGAIAGLTDVDAITLAMSNLAGTKEVPVEIAAQTLLLAVAVNTLVKTGIVFLFGSRFLFRHIFFITILVLSFGGSIFFLI; via the coding sequence GTGACAGAAAACTTTGCCACTATTCTTATTTCATTTCTTACTGCCGCAGGACTTTCGGGGCTTATCGGACTAGAGCGAGAAATACGTCTTCAGAGTAAAGATGATCCGTTCGACAAACAGCTCGGAGGATTGCGAACCTATTCTATGATGGGAGCGCTTGGGTTTCTCGGATTTTTTCTTTCAGAAATAACTGAATCGCTTATTCCGCTTATTCTTCTTTTTGTTTCAGCAATTTCTTTTTCGCTTTCTACTCATATTTTTGTGGGATTTTTCCAAAAACGCTTTGGACTCACTTCTGAGTTTTCGCTTCTTGCCAGTTTTTGTGTTGGCATTCTTGTCGCAATGGAACAAACCCTTCTCGCTATTTCAGTGAGCATTCTTTTCACAGGACTCCTCACTATGAAAACTGGTTTGCATCGGCTTGCGAAAAACATGAAAACCGAAGAAATACTTCTTATTCTAAAGTTTCTCATTATTTCGGCAGTTGTACTTCCACTCCTTCCCGCACATTGGACAGACCCCTTTGGATTTTTCGATTGGCGACCACAAACCGTATGGCTGATGGTTGTGCTGGTCGTTGCTATTCGTTTTATTGGATATTTTCTTTCGAAATTTTTTCGGAATGATAGCAGTCTTCTGCTTTCTGGAATTGTTGGTGGTTTTATTTCTTCTACTGCCGTCACGGTAGGCGTGGCACAAGAATCGAAAGGAAAAAAGGAGGTGAATATGTTTCTGCTCCCGATTTTGCTCGCATCTTCGCTTATGTTCTTTCGAGTAATTTTTGAAATTTCCATTGTCGCACAAGAAAAAAGTGCCCTTCTTCTCCATGTCGCCCCTCCACTTGCCAGTATGGGACTCTTTCTTTTGGGAGTTGTTGTTTTTTTCTTTTTTCGAAGAAAGCGAGTTGATGTTTCTCAAAACGCTCCAGTAGAAGTGCGTCAACCATTCCAAATGAAATCTGCGCTCTCTTTTGGGCTCTTTTTTCTTCTTGTTCTCCTGCTTTCCGAAAAAATATCCATTCTCTTTGCCGATGCCGGACTACTCGCCACAGGAGCCATTGCAGGGCTCACGGATGTGGATGCCATTACCCTCGCTATGTCGAACCTTGCTGGAACAAAAGAAGTTCCGGTAGAAATTGCCGCGCAAACATTACTTCTCGCTGTTGCAGTAAACACACTCGTCAAAACGGGAATTGTTTTCCTTTTTGGTTCTCGATTTCTCTTCCGACACATATTTTTTATAACGATTCTTGTGCTTTCCTTTGGGGGAAGCATCTTCTTTTTGATCTAG
- a CDS encoding SprB repeat-containing protein — MKTSFFAFFCAILGIFALPPITFGMTLSPETQDVFAGKKIETITISGGSGSYTFSLSSGGTGITLGPFCTSPGESCSPTIGFFEGTAILTVTDTADTSQTATSTISVHIPSDCYTDITSHTVTDWRQEYIVPGSDGYAWQRAIITKPTGIMELIEGELQKISGTAGQYSEVQVYLFEEKKSKSNTLSPPNSGICIPAGYADENGFFQTEIYSTLLWSLIGKDVVIDAYYKTPLSWEEAQRSFSGQKFFVGTNNEMTLVQVKGAGSNEEDDTCPVVCSEEKMVGVKFLDPANAPNSNILSDNFKSVPSAAVIIGRTPGIHTFYAKTEPTIGASQKDLKTIVQKTILAEGLKRFLLGNTNIGGSQKGLESISRENLIDAFLDTTGVYSEETKTMIQSIHTLLLKNTSEAEKSSAASEIFSLLFLPSDVSTSTVREIFPPVSEEALSFETASFPESEPTSTGCFLKVETLSDTNYSLRYRINWGTATSATLSPNSTSFSKKANIETGNITITPSIGTTEYTLKEEESLFECRAEVTLLNEEKWTDDLLDILAFWTGKLETNECIVMDDRSFLENFSFQGNIENNFCGFDYVTGTSPRLLLQPEVEGILTPNFQEATITFSDHSFEKGTEGWMMKKGEKDQIFYRYDFFKKSEIHFSEQLWCVSPETLSRFEEGFAEHAGLDVEEKKALRAELQQKIWGEHSFLLQLASAEDIRTHIRWMLNGKPISLFTVFFRAEEIPSCFETDFSFSFLPAKRERIGVEIGFIE; from the coding sequence ATGAAGACCTCTTTTTTTGCCTTTTTTTGCGCGATACTTGGCATTTTTGCTCTTCCGCCAATTACCTTTGGAATGACGCTTTCTCCAGAAACACAAGATGTATTTGCCGGAAAAAAAATTGAGACTATTACCATTTCGGGTGGCTCTGGTTCGTATACATTTTCCCTTTCTTCTGGAGGGACGGGTATTACTCTTGGACCATTCTGCACCAGTCCTGGGGAATCGTGCTCACCAACAATTGGATTTTTTGAGGGAACCGCAATACTCACCGTGACCGATACTGCAGATACTTCCCAAACCGCAACCAGCACGATCAGTGTTCACATTCCGAGTGATTGTTATACAGATATTACCTCTCATACCGTCACTGATTGGCGACAAGAATATATTGTTCCTGGGAGTGATGGCTATGCGTGGCAACGAGCAATTATTACAAAACCAACAGGAATAATGGAGCTTATAGAAGGAGAGCTTCAAAAAATTAGCGGAACAGCAGGACAGTATTCTGAAGTGCAGGTCTACCTCTTTGAAGAAAAAAAATCTAAATCAAATACCTTATCTCCACCAAATTCTGGAATTTGTATTCCTGCGGGATACGCCGATGAAAATGGTTTTTTTCAAACGGAAATATATAGCACTCTTCTCTGGTCACTCATTGGAAAAGATGTCGTAATTGATGCGTATTACAAAACCCCACTCTCGTGGGAAGAAGCACAGCGTTCTTTTTCTGGTCAAAAATTTTTTGTGGGAACCAATAATGAAATGACTCTTGTTCAGGTAAAAGGAGCTGGGTCAAATGAAGAGGATGATACCTGCCCTGTTGTATGTTCCGAAGAAAAGATGGTAGGAGTAAAATTTCTCGATCCAGCAAATGCTCCAAACTCGAATATTCTTTCTGATAATTTTAAGAGTGTTCCGAGTGCGGCAGTTATTATTGGAAGAACCCCTGGAATCCATACATTCTATGCAAAAACAGAACCTACTATAGGAGCATCACAAAAAGATCTTAAAACCATTGTTCAAAAAACAATTCTTGCGGAAGGACTGAAACGTTTTCTTTTGGGAAATACAAACATAGGTGGCTCACAGAAAGGGCTCGAAAGTATTTCTCGAGAAAATCTCATTGATGCTTTTTTAGATACCACAGGAGTGTATTCCGAAGAAACAAAAACAATGATTCAGAGTATACACACTCTTCTTCTCAAAAATACTTCCGAAGCAGAAAAATCTTCCGCCGCTTCAGAAATTTTTTCCCTCTTGTTTCTCCCCTCAGATGTCAGTACCTCCACAGTAAGGGAGATATTCCCCCCTGTTTCAGAAGAAGCTCTTTCTTTCGAAACCGCCTCTTTTCCCGAATCGGAGCCAACGAGTACCGGTTGTTTTCTCAAGGTCGAAACACTTTCCGATACTAATTACTCTCTTCGGTATAGAATTAACTGGGGAACTGCGACTTCCGCCACATTGAGTCCAAATAGCACCTCTTTTTCGAAAAAAGCAAATATTGAAACGGGAAATATCACTATTACTCCTTCCATAGGAACAACTGAATACACACTCAAAGAAGAAGAATCTCTCTTTGAGTGCCGAGCAGAAGTGACTCTTCTTAATGAAGAAAAATGGACAGATGATCTTCTCGATATCCTCGCTTTTTGGACAGGGAAACTCGAAACAAATGAATGCATTGTTATGGATGACAGATCATTTTTGGAAAATTTTTCTTTCCAAGGAAACATTGAAAATAACTTTTGTGGATTCGATTATGTCACAGGTACTTCTCCGCGCCTTCTTTTGCAACCAGAAGTGGAAGGAATTTTGACACCAAATTTTCAAGAAGCCACCATAACTTTTTCTGATCACTCGTTCGAAAAAGGAACTGAAGGTTGGATGATGAAAAAAGGAGAAAAGGATCAGATTTTTTATCGCTATGACTTCTTCAAAAAATCAGAAATTCATTTTTCAGAACAGCTTTGGTGTGTCTCGCCAGAAACGCTTTCTCGTTTTGAAGAAGGTTTTGCAGAACACGCAGGCTTAGATGTTGAAGAAAAAAAAGCTCTGCGCGCAGAATTGCAACAAAAAATATGGGGAGAACATTCATTCCTGTTGCAACTCGCTTCAGCAGAAGATATTCGTACACACATTCGTTGGATGCTCAACGGAAAACCAATTTCTCTTTTTACCGTCTTTTTTCGTGCAGAAGAAATTCCATCTTGCTTTGAAACAGATTTCTCATTCTCCTTTTTGCCCGCAAAAAGAGAAAGAATTGGCGTTGAAATAGGATTCATAGAATAA
- a CDS encoding glutamate--tRNA ligase has protein sequence MSDAVIVRFPPSPTGLLHIGTVRTCLYNYLFAKKHGGKIIFRFEDTDRERSTKEYEENILSGLTKMGIVWNEGPYYQTERTALYQKHLEQLLEEKKAYHCFCTPEELATEREEQEQKKLPPRYSGKCGMLSAEETQARIARGESSVIRFRVPQERGEIPFSDLVRGEVSIHVRELSDFVIAKTLETALYNFAVVVDDHDMNITHIIRGEDHISNTPKQILIFEAFGWKTPAFAHLPLILNTDRSKLSKRKNKVSVDDFLAEGFLPEALLNYLALLGWNTADEKEIFSLEELTEVFSLDRVQKGGAIFDIDRLTWMNGVYLRQKTILELKKLAEPFLISDPLFVEGRKQFGDEFFQKTLLLVHERLKTLGELPSLLQFFFLPEERFSVKPEQFPHQKMKVDESSAQNALETFLPILESIPEDSWNRDTIEQILLTEIRERGHKNGEILWPIRVAITGEAFSPGAFEILDALGKSRSIVRIRIALASFSSHHP, from the coding sequence ATGAGTGATGCTGTTATTGTTCGCTTTCCTCCGAGTCCTACAGGACTCTTACATATTGGGACTGTCCGCACATGTCTTTACAATTACCTATTTGCAAAAAAACATGGTGGAAAAATAATTTTTCGGTTCGAAGACACCGATCGCGAACGAAGCACGAAAGAATACGAAGAGAATATTCTCTCGGGACTTACTAAAATGGGAATAGTATGGAATGAAGGACCTTATTACCAAACGGAGCGTACAGCGCTGTATCAAAAGCATCTCGAACAACTTTTAGAAGAAAAAAAAGCATATCACTGCTTTTGTACGCCCGAAGAATTGGCGACAGAACGCGAAGAGCAAGAACAAAAGAAACTTCCTCCACGATATTCGGGGAAATGCGGAATGCTTTCTGCAGAAGAAACACAAGCACGTATTGCACGGGGAGAATCATCGGTCATCCGTTTTCGCGTTCCTCAAGAAAGAGGAGAAATACCATTTTCCGATCTTGTGCGCGGAGAAGTTTCTATTCATGTTCGGGAACTTTCGGATTTTGTTATTGCCAAAACTCTTGAAACAGCACTCTACAATTTTGCAGTTGTGGTAGATGATCACGATATGAACATCACCCATATCATTCGTGGAGAAGATCATATTAGCAATACTCCAAAGCAAATTCTGATTTTTGAAGCATTTGGGTGGAAAACACCAGCATTTGCGCATCTTCCGCTTATTCTCAATACTGATCGCTCAAAATTGAGCAAACGAAAAAACAAGGTTTCGGTAGATGATTTTTTGGCAGAGGGATTTTTGCCAGAAGCACTTTTAAATTATCTTGCGCTTCTTGGCTGGAATACGGCGGATGAAAAAGAAATTTTTTCCCTAGAAGAACTGACGGAAGTTTTTTCTCTTGATCGGGTGCAAAAAGGAGGAGCTATATTTGATATTGATCGGCTCACGTGGATGAATGGAGTGTATCTTCGACAAAAAACAATTCTGGAACTCAAAAAACTCGCAGAACCATTCCTTATTTCTGATCCGCTTTTTGTAGAGGGACGGAAACAGTTTGGAGATGAATTTTTTCAAAAAACTCTTTTGCTTGTTCATGAACGCCTCAAGACACTCGGAGAACTTCCCAGTCTTCTGCAATTCTTTTTTCTTCCAGAAGAGCGCTTTTCCGTAAAGCCTGAACAGTTTCCGCATCAAAAAATGAAGGTTGATGAATCTTCTGCTCAAAATGCGCTCGAAACCTTTCTTCCCATACTCGAAAGCATTCCAGAGGACTCGTGGAATCGAGATACGATTGAGCAAATTCTCCTTACAGAAATTCGGGAACGAGGACACAAAAACGGAGAAATTCTCTGGCCTATTCGGGTTGCTATTACTGGAGAAGCTTTTTCTCCGGGAGCATTTGAAATACTCGATGCACTTGGAAAATCCCGAAGTATTGTGCGAATACGTATTGCCCTCGCCTCCTTTTCCTCCCATCATCCATGA